From the genome of Streptomyces sp. NBC_01341, one region includes:
- the mihF gene encoding integration host factor, actinobacterial type, producing the protein MPTPPPTLTPEQRAEALAKAGRIRKERGEMLTALKTGRISLLDVLDRGDDTARQTRALQLLRSLPGVGTVKARRHLVDLGISETRRIRGLGERQRARLIELFPPRD; encoded by the coding sequence ATGCCGACCCCTCCGCCCACCCTGACTCCCGAGCAGCGGGCCGAAGCGCTCGCGAAGGCCGGCCGGATCCGCAAGGAGCGCGGCGAGATGCTCACGGCGTTGAAGACTGGACGTATCTCACTTCTCGACGTCCTGGACCGGGGCGACGACACCGCCCGGCAGACACGCGCGCTTCAGCTCCTGCGGTCCCTCCCTGGCGTTGGCACGGTGAAAGCCCGCCGTCATCTCGTGGACCTCGGCATCTCGGAGACGCGAAGAATCCGGGGTCTCGGTGAACGGCAGCGCGCGCGCCTGATCGAACTGTTCCCGCCCCGGGACTGA
- a CDS encoding fic family toxin-antitoxin system, toxin component codes for MTQNEPLHPLDVTFLLHAAELLPGDPQGDDYGTLYAAVARVNARALEHDIYGSVYFKAAALLQTLVRLPCLEHSNEAYAWHCAEAYLALNGCRLEYLPKEAVALVRDAASGAMGVGLVGRQLCSWGFS; via the coding sequence GTGACGCAGAACGAGCCGCTTCACCCGTTGGACGTGACCTTTCTGCTGCACGCTGCTGAGCTGTTGCCGGGTGATCCGCAGGGGGACGATTACGGCACGCTGTATGCGGCTGTGGCGCGGGTCAATGCGCGGGCGCTGGAGCATGACATCTACGGGTCGGTGTACTTCAAGGCTGCGGCGTTGTTGCAGACGCTGGTGCGGCTGCCATGTCTGGAGCACTCGAACGAGGCTTATGCGTGGCATTGCGCTGAGGCGTATCTGGCTTTGAATGGCTGTCGGCTGGAGTACCTGCCGAAGGAGGCCGTCGCTCTGGTGCGGGACGCAGCGTCCGGGGCGATGGGGGTAGGTCTGGTGGGGCGTCAGTTGTGTTCTTGGGGTTTTTCCTGA
- a CDS encoding AAA family ATPase, producing MSAAEGFSVGEPGVWGEITAGLRVSRPVLVARLMELDAAGALTTAHVRAGAQVGGVTARTVWRWLEAARTEGRVERRRRARLELSDQAWEVLAQAGGNVAVLHRYLKRVGGEVPSLASLYRVVHRDLQAGRVLPDRAVVRREREEQQTRQALADLALAGPREGGAAKVAARRPPHPAPEAVSGVPSGESGTLEGVALPAGARLVETSSVRAVAEAVGQAMAAEGAVCVFGDPGRGKTAAVRMALRAVPAGWKVTWVPVPVRPSVAGMRRAVFDALALPGRFPHTSALADAAVTGALGEARVLVVDEAQRLPVPCLEYLQSLWDHPGTRVTLVLCGAGTERALARLPQLASRIGAWQEVPRLAATEVTAVVTGFHPLWRTVSAEDLTWIDQTSTHGTLRTWAALTTHLQNVLLTTADAVADRALLGRLCQRVAPPL from the coding sequence GTGTCTGCGGCGGAGGGTTTTTCGGTGGGCGAGCCGGGCGTGTGGGGTGAGATCACGGCGGGGTTGAGGGTGTCCCGGCCCGTGCTGGTGGCGCGGCTGATGGAGCTCGATGCGGCCGGGGCGTTGACGACGGCGCATGTGCGTGCGGGCGCACAGGTCGGTGGGGTGACTGCACGGACGGTGTGGCGGTGGCTGGAGGCGGCGCGGACCGAGGGGCGTGTGGAGCGCAGGCGTCGGGCCCGGTTGGAGTTGTCCGACCAGGCGTGGGAGGTGCTGGCGCAGGCGGGCGGGAACGTGGCGGTGCTGCACCGGTACTTGAAGCGGGTCGGGGGCGAGGTGCCTTCGCTGGCGTCGTTGTACCGGGTGGTGCACCGGGACCTTCAGGCCGGCAGGGTATTGCCGGACCGTGCGGTGGTGCGCAGGGAGCGGGAGGAGCAGCAGACGAGGCAGGCGCTGGCTGACCTCGCTCTGGCCGGGCCGCGGGAGGGCGGCGCGGCGAAGGTGGCTGCGCGCCGGCCGCCGCACCCTGCGCCGGAGGCGGTCTCGGGCGTGCCGTCGGGGGAGAGCGGCACGCTGGAGGGTGTGGCGTTGCCGGCGGGGGCTCGGCTGGTGGAGACGTCGTCGGTGCGGGCGGTGGCCGAGGCGGTCGGGCAGGCAATGGCGGCCGAGGGCGCGGTGTGTGTGTTCGGTGACCCGGGCCGGGGCAAGACCGCGGCTGTGCGGATGGCGCTCCGCGCAGTGCCTGCGGGCTGGAAGGTGACGTGGGTGCCGGTGCCGGTGCGCCCGTCGGTGGCCGGAATGAGGCGGGCGGTGTTCGATGCTCTGGCACTGCCGGGCCGCTTCCCGCACACATCGGCGCTCGCCGACGCCGCAGTTACGGGGGCTCTGGGCGAGGCGCGGGTGCTGGTGGTCGATGAGGCACAGCGCCTGCCCGTGCCGTGCCTGGAGTACCTACAGAGCCTGTGGGACCACCCGGGCACACGGGTCACGCTGGTGCTGTGCGGGGCGGGCACCGAGCGGGCGCTGGCCCGGCTGCCGCAGCTGGCGTCACGCATCGGCGCGTGGCAGGAGGTTCCACGTCTGGCCGCAACGGAAGTGACAGCCGTGGTGACCGGCTTCCATCCGCTGTGGCGCACTGTCTCGGCCGAGGACCTGACATGGATCGACCAGACGTCGACACACGGCACGCTCCGGACTTGGGCCGCTTTGACCACACACCTGCAGAACGTGTTGCTCACCACCGCTGACGCGGTCGCCGACCGGGCCTTGCTGGGGCGGCTGTGCCAGCGGGTCGCGCCGCCGCTGTGA